One window of the Thunnus albacares chromosome 3, fThuAlb1.1, whole genome shotgun sequence genome contains the following:
- the cplx2l gene encoding complexin 2, like, with the protein MNFVMKAALGGGPPDVGKMLGGEEKEEDPDAAKKEEERQEALRQQEEERKAKYAKMEAERESMRQGIRDKYGLKKREEAEAEAAAAAEEPAAGSLTRPKKAVPPGCGDEEEEESIMDTVMKYLPGPLQDMLKK; encoded by the exons ATGAATTTTGTAATGAAAGCTGCGCTGGGAG gaGGCCCTCCTGATGTAGGCAAGATGCTGGGtggggaggagaaggaggaggacccAGATGCAGCAAAGAAGGAGGAAGAGCGACAGGAGGCGCtgaggcagcaggaggaggagaggaaggccAAATATGCCAAGATggaggctgagagagaaagTATGAGACAAGGCATCAGGGATAAG TATGGCTTGAAAAAGCGCGAGGAGGCCGAAGCTGAGGCAGCAGCCGCTGCGGAGGAGCCTGCAGCCGGCAGCTTGACTCGACCTAAGAAGGCCGTGCCACCCGGCTGCggtgatgaggaggaagaggaaagcaTCATGGACACAGTGATGAAATACCTGCCAGGCCCACTGCAAGACATGCTAAAGAAGTAG